A single genomic interval of Variovorax sp. PMC12 harbors:
- a CDS encoding zinc-dependent alcohol dehydrogenase family protein, with protein sequence MATQTMRAVQLSETGGPEVLRLVDLPLPEPSPGQVRVRAAAIGAGGPDVLIRNGTYKWMPPLPAIPGNEMAGTVDAVGAGVTRLSVGQRVLVSARELAQRGGCYAECICVSEAAPFVLPPALGFDDAVSLGNFQLAIALLASNGNLPAQTVLLPGAAGGVATAVAQVACARGLRVIGTASSDEKRAFALDNGASEVIDGDPATLPERVMALTGGRGADLAFDHVGGALFIACLRSLAPFGMAVSYNILAGPPAGDVFDELRKLLGKSLAIRTFSIHTVDSDIAHRRGLMEEAIALMAAGRVRAPRATRLPLAEARHAHELLDRGGALGKLVLVP encoded by the coding sequence ATGGCGACGCAAACCATGCGCGCCGTGCAGTTGTCCGAGACGGGCGGCCCCGAAGTCCTGCGGCTGGTGGACCTGCCGCTGCCCGAGCCCAGCCCGGGGCAAGTGCGGGTTCGGGCGGCCGCCATCGGCGCGGGCGGGCCCGACGTGCTCATCCGCAACGGCACCTACAAGTGGATGCCGCCGCTGCCGGCCATTCCGGGCAACGAGATGGCGGGCACGGTCGACGCGGTCGGCGCCGGCGTCACGCGGCTGTCGGTGGGCCAGCGCGTGCTCGTGAGCGCGCGCGAACTCGCGCAGCGCGGCGGCTGCTACGCCGAATGCATCTGCGTGAGCGAGGCTGCGCCCTTCGTGCTGCCGCCGGCGCTGGGCTTCGACGACGCCGTGAGCCTGGGCAACTTCCAGCTGGCCATCGCCTTGCTGGCGAGCAACGGCAACCTGCCCGCGCAGACCGTGCTGCTGCCAGGGGCTGCGGGCGGCGTGGCCACCGCGGTGGCGCAGGTGGCCTGTGCGCGCGGTCTGCGCGTGATCGGCACCGCCTCGTCCGACGAGAAGCGCGCCTTCGCGCTGGACAACGGCGCCAGCGAGGTCATCGACGGCGACCCTGCCACGCTGCCCGAACGCGTGATGGCGCTCACCGGCGGGCGCGGCGCCGACCTGGCCTTCGACCACGTGGGCGGCGCGCTCTTCATCGCCTGCCTTCGCTCCCTCGCGCCTTTCGGCATGGCGGTCTCCTACAACATCCTCGCGGGCCCGCCCGCGGGCGATGTGTTCGACGAACTGCGCAAGCTGCTCGGCAAGAGCCTGGCGATCCGCACCTTCTCCATCCACACCGTCGACAGCGACATCGCGCATCGGCGTGGCCTGATGGAGGAGGCCATCGCGCTGATGGCCGCGGGCCGGGTGCGCGCGCCGCGCGCCACCCGCCTGCCATTGGCCGAGGCGCGGCATGCGCACGAGCTGCTCGACCGCGGCGGCGCGCTCGGCAAGCTTGTCCTCGTTCCGTGA
- a CDS encoding amino acid synthesis family protein yields the protein MSLIALRKRSLTVETVFHEGGPPPDKPLRIAAACAVIRNPYAGRYEPDLLPFMAELRSLGTALAEELVATLGKENVEAYSKAAIVGVNGELEHGAVWHEAGGWAMRQVLGEPKAIVPAAKAVAATGYRLMVPLHYIHAAYVRSHFNTVEVGIQDAPRPDEILFALVMADGGRIHSRLGGLAKEQVSVNDGQR from the coding sequence ATGTCACTGATCGCGCTGCGCAAGCGAAGCCTCACCGTCGAGACCGTTTTCCATGAAGGCGGGCCGCCGCCCGATAAACCGCTGCGTATCGCCGCCGCGTGCGCCGTCATCCGCAACCCCTATGCCGGCCGCTACGAGCCCGACCTGCTGCCCTTCATGGCGGAACTGCGCAGCCTTGGCACCGCGCTGGCCGAAGAGCTGGTGGCCACGCTGGGCAAGGAGAACGTCGAGGCCTACAGCAAGGCGGCCATCGTCGGCGTCAACGGGGAACTCGAGCACGGCGCTGTCTGGCACGAGGCCGGCGGCTGGGCCATGCGCCAGGTGCTGGGCGAGCCCAAGGCCATCGTGCCCGCGGCCAAGGCGGTAGCCGCCACCGGCTACCGGCTGATGGTGCCGCTGCACTACATCCACGCAGCCTACGTGCGCAGCCACTTCAACACGGTCGAGGTCGGCATCCAGGACGCTCCCCGGCCCGACGAGATCCTCTTCGCGCTGGTGATGGCCGACGGCGGGCGCATCCATTCGCGCCTGGGCGGCCTCGCCAAGGAGCAGGTCAGCGTGAACGACGGGCAGCGCTGA
- a CDS encoding tripartite tricarboxylate transporter substrate binding protein, whose translation MKRRTLLAACAATAAAWPAARAFAQGYPERPVKLYQGFAPGGNADAIARAIGVEMGKTLGQPVVVEAQAGAGGTIAAATVARARPDGYTLLLATGGHAVAGALYNTLPYKTVADFEAVSTVTYFPFLIVVNASSKVQSLAEILASAKAAPGTVAYGTAGIGSTHHLAGELLTKMAGVSMMHVPYRGDAAAVTALLGGEVPFIIAPPTAVVPNIQAGRLRAVAATGPQRWPGLPKVPTVAEQGVPGYDVRSWAGVLAPAGTPRPIVDRLNAETLHALQAASVRQRLEDMGGEARGSTPEEMKALVARELEKWTQVVADAKIPRQ comes from the coding sequence TTGAAACGAAGAACCCTTCTCGCCGCGTGCGCGGCGACGGCCGCCGCATGGCCGGCCGCCCGTGCCTTCGCGCAAGGCTACCCGGAACGTCCAGTGAAGCTCTACCAGGGCTTCGCGCCGGGCGGCAACGCCGACGCGATCGCCCGGGCCATCGGCGTCGAGATGGGCAAGACCCTCGGCCAGCCGGTGGTGGTCGAGGCCCAGGCCGGCGCGGGCGGCACCATCGCCGCGGCCACCGTGGCGCGCGCCAGGCCCGACGGCTACACGCTGCTGCTGGCCACCGGCGGCCACGCGGTGGCGGGGGCGCTGTACAACACGCTGCCCTACAAGACAGTGGCCGACTTCGAGGCGGTGTCCACCGTCACCTACTTTCCGTTCCTGATCGTGGTCAACGCCAGCTCCAAGGTGCAGAGCCTCGCGGAGATCCTCGCGTCGGCCAAGGCCGCGCCGGGCACGGTCGCCTACGGCACCGCCGGCATCGGCTCGACGCACCACCTGGCGGGCGAGCTGCTCACCAAGATGGCCGGCGTGTCGATGATGCACGTGCCCTACCGCGGCGACGCGGCCGCGGTCACCGCGCTGCTCGGCGGCGAGGTGCCGTTCATCATCGCGCCGCCGACGGCGGTGGTTCCCAACATCCAGGCCGGCAGGCTGCGCGCGGTGGCCGCCACCGGGCCGCAACGCTGGCCGGGCCTGCCCAAGGTGCCGACGGTTGCGGAGCAGGGCGTGCCGGGGTATGACGTGCGTTCGTGGGCCGGCGTGCTGGCGCCCGCGGGCACGCCGCGCCCCATCGTCGACCGGCTCAACGCCGAGACCTTGCATGCGCTGCAGGCCGCGTCGGTGCGCCAGCGCCTGGAAGACATGGGCGGCGAGGCACGCGGCAGCACGCCCGAGGAAATGAAGGCGCTGGTCGCGCGAGAACTCGAGAAGTGGACCCAGGTGGTCGCCGATGCAAAGATTCCCAGGCAATGA
- a CDS encoding fumarylacetoacetate hydrolase family protein translates to MKLMSYSLAGRETWGAVVEGGVVDLAARTGHATLADFIASADFARRDALVEGLAADTPLSDVRYLPVIPKPEKIVCAVRNYMDHHQEVLAAGMQRELSEQPPIFLRVWRSQTPHEGPIVRPRVSESLDWEGELAVIIGEGGRDIAEADAWKHVAGYSCYNDGSVREWQFHAKQIASGKNFESTGGFGPWMVTADEIAPGRELRLETRLNGEVVQSSHTGHMIFSIPRLIAYASTIFTLVPGDVLITGTPAGVGWSKKPPRFMKPGDVVEVEIEAVGLLRNPVVAQD, encoded by the coding sequence ATGAAACTGATGTCCTACTCGCTCGCGGGCCGCGAAACCTGGGGCGCCGTCGTCGAAGGCGGCGTGGTCGATCTGGCCGCGCGTACCGGCCACGCGACGCTGGCCGACTTCATCGCCAGCGCCGACTTCGCGCGCCGGGACGCGCTGGTCGAGGGGCTCGCGGCCGACACGCCGCTGTCCGACGTGCGCTACCTGCCGGTGATTCCCAAGCCCGAGAAGATCGTGTGCGCCGTGCGCAACTACATGGACCACCACCAGGAGGTGCTGGCCGCCGGCATGCAGCGCGAGCTGTCGGAGCAGCCGCCGATCTTCCTGCGCGTCTGGCGCTCGCAGACACCGCACGAAGGTCCGATCGTGCGTCCGCGCGTGTCCGAGTCGCTCGACTGGGAAGGGGAGCTCGCGGTGATCATCGGCGAGGGCGGACGCGACATCGCCGAGGCCGACGCGTGGAAGCACGTGGCCGGCTACAGCTGCTACAACGACGGGAGCGTGCGCGAGTGGCAGTTCCACGCCAAGCAGATTGCCTCGGGCAAGAACTTCGAGTCCACCGGCGGCTTCGGTCCGTGGATGGTGACGGCCGACGAGATTGCGCCGGGGCGCGAGCTCAGGCTCGAGACGCGCCTCAACGGCGAGGTCGTTCAGTCCAGCCACACGGGCCACATGATCTTCTCGATTCCGCGGCTCATCGCCTATGCGTCGACCATCTTCACGCTGGTGCCCGGCGACGTCCTCATCACCGGCACGCCGGCCGGCGTAGGCTGGAGCAAGAAGCCGCCGCGCTTCATGAAGCCGGGCGACGTGGTCGAAGTCGAGATCGAGGCCGTGGGCCTCCTGCGCAACCCCGTGGTCGCGCAGGACTGA
- a CDS encoding GntR family transcriptional regulator, whose protein sequence is MHKIENMYKKESTAERALPLVDQAFIRLRQDVLSGTYGAGAKLKLDELQTAYGFSSSPLREALSRLAQEGLIRADERRGFRVADISPEDLADITRMRVMLDVQALRESIANGDDAWEASVVGAYHRLEKIEGRLGDGPVVLDDDWTQLHSAFHAALLAACPSERLRTWSASLFDQAERYRRYSARFRKTARRKSNEHRKIMDATLRRDAKTACALLEEHILSTERNVMAVLGAAERADKN, encoded by the coding sequence ATGCATAAAATTGAAAACATGTACAAAAAAGAATCGACCGCCGAGCGCGCGCTCCCGCTCGTCGACCAGGCCTTCATCCGGCTGCGCCAGGACGTGCTCTCGGGCACCTACGGCGCCGGGGCGAAGCTCAAGCTCGACGAGCTGCAGACGGCCTACGGCTTTTCGAGCAGCCCGCTGCGCGAGGCGCTCAGCCGGCTGGCGCAGGAGGGGCTGATCCGTGCCGACGAACGCCGCGGCTTCCGCGTGGCCGACATCTCGCCCGAAGACCTCGCGGACATCACCCGCATGCGCGTCATGCTCGACGTGCAGGCACTGCGCGAGTCCATCGCGAACGGCGACGACGCATGGGAGGCGTCGGTGGTCGGTGCCTACCACCGGCTCGAGAAGATCGAAGGCCGCCTCGGCGACGGGCCCGTGGTGCTGGACGACGACTGGACCCAGCTGCACTCGGCCTTCCACGCCGCGCTGCTGGCGGCCTGCCCTTCGGAGCGCTTGCGCACCTGGAGCGCGAGTCTGTTCGACCAGGCGGAGCGCTACCGCCGCTATTCCGCGCGCTTTCGCAAGACGGCGCGGCGCAAGTCGAACGAGCACCGCAAGATCATGGACGCCACCTTGCGCCGTGACGCCAAGACGGCCTGCGCACTGCTCGAAGAACACATCCTCAGCACCGAGCGCAATGTGATGGCGGTGCTGGGCGCCGCCGAGCGCGCCGACAAGAACTAG
- a CDS encoding NADPH-dependent FMN reductase, with translation MNDTTHSTTRLVAISGSIRRASNCTAVLRSLQPLLPPHVALEIVPLDDIPIYNADLDGDTPPAPVARLKSAIAGADGLVLCSPEYNYGMPGVLKNAIDWASRPGFASPLKGKPALVMTASPGTAGGVRAQAQIRDALAATLARPLVRPHVAIANVASRIQDGRLVDAATLDFIGAALAELLEEIALLAGARR, from the coding sequence TTGAACGACACCACCCACTCCACCACGCGACTCGTCGCCATCTCCGGCAGCATTCGCCGGGCCTCGAACTGCACGGCCGTGCTGCGCAGCCTGCAGCCGCTGCTGCCACCGCATGTGGCGCTGGAGATCGTGCCGCTGGACGACATTCCCATCTACAACGCCGACCTCGACGGCGACACGCCGCCCGCACCCGTGGCACGCCTGAAGAGCGCCATTGCGGGCGCCGACGGGCTCGTGCTGTGCTCGCCCGAATACAACTACGGCATGCCGGGCGTGCTGAAGAACGCCATCGACTGGGCCTCGCGACCCGGCTTCGCGTCACCTCTGAAAGGCAAGCCGGCGCTGGTGATGACGGCGTCGCCCGGTACCGCCGGCGGCGTGCGCGCGCAGGCGCAGATCCGCGATGCGCTGGCCGCCACGCTGGCCCGCCCGCTGGTGCGCCCGCACGTGGCCATTGCCAATGTGGCCTCGCGCATCCAGGACGGCCGGCTGGTCGACGCGGCCACGCTGGACTTCATCGGGGCGGCGCTGGCCGAGCTGCTCGAGGAGATCGCGCTGCTCGCCGGCGCACGCCGATAG
- a CDS encoding GGDEF domain-containing protein — protein sequence MPPRPCSQRLATLAGHHPLIVGGLGTLLTLVVLSISVLTLWADRETAVEHAHGMSKNVAAVLASNISRTVESADQSLLMLIASLDKPIVRSLSPEVRHELLFGSTVSARYVTGMGVTDDKGQLIDGCCSSTHRWDFSDRDYFTAHRDATNLGLYVSSAYRARAREGVEAIALSRRINRPDGTFGGTALVAIDLDYFKHLLDDLEIGPRGVAAIVRTDGTLVARNPAPGKALTHDLKGSPTFPRMVNRESGFYAASSVIDGTIRLYTFQRVPGTPFIAVIAPALDDALASWKRLSWIVGLSSLLVSSAFCAGVWLLAFALRGRVIAEQHLRELTQTDSLTGLKNRRALDLALESEWDRLQRGDGCLSVLFVDADNFKRYNDEHGHAHGDVALQHLANCIARHVRRRGDVAARYGGEEFMAVLPDTDETGAMRVAEAIRAEAEGSRPNDGAQDLAPLTVSVGCATARRSNSASLDALTKAADTALYQAKRSGKNCIVWTSVEATSPTRTK from the coding sequence ATGCCCCCGCGTCCCTGCTCACAGAGACTTGCCACGTTGGCAGGTCATCACCCTTTGATCGTCGGTGGGCTGGGGACGCTCCTGACACTTGTCGTGCTGTCCATCAGCGTCCTCACGCTGTGGGCGGACCGGGAAACGGCCGTCGAACATGCGCACGGGATGTCGAAGAACGTCGCAGCCGTTCTGGCGAGCAACATCTCGCGGACCGTCGAATCGGCGGATCAGTCGCTGCTCATGCTGATCGCCTCCTTGGACAAACCCATTGTGCGAAGCCTGAGTCCGGAGGTGCGGCACGAATTGCTGTTCGGCTCGACCGTCTCCGCCCGCTATGTCACCGGCATGGGCGTCACGGACGACAAGGGCCAGCTCATCGACGGTTGCTGCTCCAGCACGCATCGTTGGGATTTCAGCGACCGCGACTACTTCACCGCGCATCGCGATGCCACGAACCTCGGCCTCTATGTCTCGTCGGCCTATCGGGCACGCGCGCGCGAAGGCGTTGAGGCCATCGCGCTGAGCCGAAGAATCAACCGCCCGGACGGGACTTTCGGGGGCACCGCGCTCGTCGCCATCGACCTCGACTACTTCAAGCACTTGCTGGACGACCTGGAAATCGGCCCGCGCGGCGTGGCGGCGATCGTTCGCACGGATGGCACCCTGGTTGCAAGAAACCCCGCTCCGGGCAAGGCGCTCACCCACGACCTGAAAGGGTCGCCGACGTTTCCGCGCATGGTGAATCGGGAGTCCGGCTTCTATGCGGCGTCCTCGGTCATCGATGGAACGATTCGCCTGTACACCTTCCAGCGCGTGCCCGGAACGCCGTTCATTGCGGTGATTGCCCCGGCCTTGGACGATGCCCTGGCGTCCTGGAAACGGCTGTCGTGGATCGTCGGTCTTTCGTCGCTGCTGGTCAGCAGTGCCTTCTGCGCCGGCGTGTGGCTGCTCGCGTTCGCGCTGCGAGGCCGGGTGATCGCGGAGCAGCACCTGAGGGAGCTGACCCAGACCGATTCCCTCACGGGCCTGAAGAACCGGCGCGCGCTCGACCTGGCGCTGGAGAGCGAATGGGACCGCCTGCAGCGCGGCGACGGTTGCCTGTCCGTGCTCTTCGTGGATGCGGACAATTTCAAACGCTACAACGACGAGCATGGGCATGCCCATGGCGACGTCGCGCTCCAGCATCTTGCCAACTGCATCGCAAGGCACGTGCGGCGACGCGGCGATGTTGCGGCACGGTATGGCGGAGAGGAGTTCATGGCCGTTCTGCCCGACACGGACGAAACAGGGGCCATGCGGGTCGCCGAGGCCATACGCGCCGAAGCCGAGGGCTCCCGCCCCAACGATGGCGCGCAGGACCTAGCGCCTCTCACCGTGAGCGTCGGTTGTGCCACGGCACGGCGATCGAACTCCGCGTCGCTCGATGCATTGACGAAAGCAGCGGACACCGCGCTCTACCAAGCCAAGCGAAGCGGCAAGAACTGCATCGTCTGGACGTCGGTCGAGGCGACATCCCCGACTCGCACAAAGTGA
- a CDS encoding IclR family transcriptional regulator, whose translation MTVEESAGTTRRRRPTEVVEVPREADLETTGGVTAVTRALQLLDTFGMQDERLSLAELTRRTGMHKTTILRLLRTLALAGYVVQRDDGEWRLGPAAGWLGARYQASFDANNVVEPMLLALSQATGESAAFYVREGNSRTCLARVEGPQPIRHHARMGAMLPLELGSPGRVILAFSGEQGKLYEDIRKKGYHFSIGEREKNVATVSAPVFGLRWALLGSVCISGPADRLPKAKLIGHAKTIMKAANELSYALAGRPTAQTPAVVSTWHP comes from the coding sequence ATGACTGTTGAGGAAAGTGCCGGGACGACAAGGCGCAGGCGACCGACCGAAGTCGTCGAGGTCCCGCGCGAAGCCGATCTCGAAACGACAGGCGGCGTGACCGCGGTCACCCGCGCCCTGCAACTGCTCGACACCTTCGGCATGCAGGACGAACGGCTTTCGCTGGCCGAGCTGACACGGCGCACCGGCATGCACAAGACCACCATCCTGCGGCTGCTTCGCACGCTGGCGCTGGCCGGCTACGTGGTGCAGCGCGACGACGGCGAATGGCGGCTCGGGCCTGCCGCGGGCTGGCTCGGTGCCCGCTACCAGGCCAGCTTCGACGCCAACAACGTGGTGGAGCCGATGCTCCTTGCGCTATCGCAGGCCACGGGCGAGAGCGCGGCCTTCTACGTGCGCGAAGGCAATTCGCGCACCTGCCTCGCGCGCGTGGAGGGACCGCAGCCGATCCGCCATCACGCGCGCATGGGCGCGATGCTTCCGCTGGAGCTGGGGTCGCCGGGGCGGGTGATCCTCGCGTTTTCCGGGGAGCAGGGAAAGCTGTACGAGGACATCCGCAAGAAGGGCTATCACTTTTCCATCGGCGAGCGCGAGAAGAACGTGGCGACGGTGTCGGCGCCGGTCTTCGGCCTGCGCTGGGCCTTGCTCGGGTCGGTATGCATTTCCGGGCCGGCGGACCGCTTGCCGAAAGCCAAGCTCATCGGCCACGCGAAGACGATCATGAAAGCGGCGAACGAGTTGTCCTATGCGTTGGCCGGCCGCCCCACGGCGCAGACGCCGGCCGTCGTCTCGACCTGGCATCCGTAG
- a CDS encoding Bug family tripartite tricarboxylate transporter substrate binding protein, which yields MRNSSHSSISRRAALGAALLLTCGMALAQAYPSRPIRLIVPFPPGGGTDIIAREVANKVATSEGWTIVIDNKPGSGGNIGVDAAVKASPDGYTLVLGQTSNLAINPSLYAKLPYDPVKDLAAVGLVASAPLVVVVSAASPYKKLADVVAAAKAKPTSLNYASSGNGTVAHLATEQFQKAAGVQFTHVPYKGASQGLTDLVGGQIQMYVSSVPTLIAQIKSGQLRALAVTSLQRNSDLPDVPTVAESGYKDFEAVTWFGVAGPAAMPKDAIAKLNAAFNKALATDEVKKKLVAQGAEVMTGTPEKFASLIRTDGVRWSAIVKSSGAKMD from the coding sequence ATGCGTAACTCGAGCCACAGCTCAATTTCCCGCCGTGCAGCGCTCGGCGCCGCCCTCCTGCTCACCTGCGGCATGGCCCTGGCGCAGGCCTATCCCTCGCGTCCGATCCGCCTGATCGTGCCCTTCCCGCCCGGCGGCGGCACGGACATCATTGCCCGCGAAGTCGCCAACAAGGTCGCGACATCCGAAGGCTGGACCATCGTCATCGACAACAAGCCGGGCTCCGGCGGCAACATCGGCGTCGATGCCGCGGTCAAGGCCAGCCCGGACGGCTACACGCTGGTGCTGGGCCAGACCAGCAACCTCGCGATCAACCCGTCGCTGTACGCGAAGCTGCCGTACGACCCGGTGAAGGACCTGGCGGCGGTGGGGCTTGTCGCGTCGGCGCCCCTGGTCGTGGTGGTGTCCGCCGCATCGCCCTACAAGAAGCTCGCGGACGTGGTTGCCGCCGCCAAGGCCAAGCCCACTTCGCTCAACTATGCGAGCTCGGGCAACGGCACCGTGGCCCACCTGGCCACGGAGCAGTTCCAGAAGGCCGCCGGCGTGCAGTTCACGCACGTCCCGTACAAGGGCGCCTCGCAGGGCCTGACGGACCTCGTCGGCGGCCAGATCCAGATGTACGTCTCGTCGGTGCCGACACTGATCGCCCAGATCAAGAGCGGCCAGCTGCGCGCACTGGCGGTGACCTCGCTGCAGCGCAACAGCGACCTGCCCGACGTGCCCACCGTTGCCGAGTCGGGCTACAAGGACTTCGAGGCCGTGACGTGGTTCGGCGTCGCCGGCCCTGCCGCCATGCCGAAGGACGCCATCGCCAAGCTGAACGCCGCATTCAACAAGGCCCTGGCGACTGACGAGGTGAAGAAGAAGCTGGTCGCGCAAGGCGCGGAAGTGATGACCGGCACGCCCGAGAAGTTCGCCTCGCTGATCCGCACCGACGGCGTGCGCTGGAGCGCGATCGTCAAGTCGTCCGGCGCCAAGATGGATTGA
- a CDS encoding amidohydrolase family protein, which yields MAAIDASCANALIAPFSAGRGRTPVDVPPGACDCHVHLYDARYPAAPAATLRPPDASAADYRRLQRRTGTQRVVFVTPSTYGTDNGPLCDALAAFGTQARGVAVVDERVSDSELEALHARGVRGIRLNLSLGVVNSASQIEPLARRVAPLGWHLQLLAPAHAWSDLASVLGDLPVPVVFDHFGRLAPAMAGVHPSHALILRLLEERRAWVKLSGAYIVSERGAPGYEDVAALARGFLEAAPDRVLWGSDWPHASASAGHQAMPDDAQLMALLAGWTGTRRALHRVLVDNPVALYGFDRPTTTLETP from the coding sequence ATGGCCGCGATCGATGCTTCGTGCGCGAATGCGCTCATCGCTCCGTTCTCCGCGGGGCGCGGCCGCACGCCCGTCGACGTTCCGCCCGGTGCCTGCGACTGCCACGTGCATCTGTACGACGCGCGCTATCCCGCGGCGCCCGCTGCCACGCTGCGGCCGCCGGACGCCAGCGCGGCGGACTACCGCCGGCTGCAGCGGCGCACGGGAACGCAGCGGGTCGTGTTCGTGACGCCTTCGACCTACGGCACCGACAACGGGCCGCTGTGCGACGCACTTGCCGCCTTTGGAACGCAGGCGCGCGGCGTGGCCGTGGTCGACGAACGGGTCAGCGATTCCGAACTGGAGGCGCTGCACGCCCGCGGGGTGCGGGGCATCCGCCTGAATCTGTCGCTGGGTGTCGTGAATTCGGCCTCGCAGATCGAACCGCTCGCGCGCCGTGTCGCGCCACTGGGCTGGCACCTGCAGCTGCTTGCACCCGCGCACGCGTGGAGTGACCTCGCAAGCGTGCTGGGCGATCTGCCGGTGCCGGTCGTGTTCGACCATTTCGGCCGGCTCGCGCCCGCCATGGCAGGCGTGCACCCGTCGCATGCGCTGATCCTTCGCTTGCTCGAGGAGCGCCGCGCCTGGGTCAAGCTGTCCGGCGCCTACATCGTCAGCGAGCGGGGCGCGCCGGGGTACGAAGACGTGGCCGCACTGGCACGCGGCTTCCTGGAAGCCGCGCCGGATCGCGTGCTCTGGGGCAGCGACTGGCCGCACGCATCCGCCAGCGCCGGCCACCAGGCCATGCCGGACGACGCACAGCTGATGGCGCTGCTCGCCGGCTGGACCGGCACACGCCGGGCGCTGCACCGCGTGCTCGTCGACAACCCGGTCGCGCTCTACGGCTTCGACCGCCCCACCACAACTCTGGAGACTCCATGA
- a CDS encoding Bug family tripartite tricarboxylate transporter substrate binding protein — MIRIHRRRFGALGLAALAAVSLPVLAQGQWPTGKPITWVVPYPPGGTTDILGRAIALRLGTSLGATVIVDNKAGATGTIGSAFVARAAPDGYTLLGTSIGPQAIVPNLLPKMQYDPVKAFAPVSLIGTIPHVLVVGANQPFRTVADLVAQAKARPDEISFASGGNGTVLQMQGELLRLQTGAKLTHVPYKGDTPAIQDVLAGHATFMFAPVAAALPHIQSGHLKALAVTSAARLKALPDVPTMGQAGFKDFVVEQWQAVYAPAGTPAPVVQRLHDEIVRQLKDPEIVAMADKLGVTLVGSTPQQLADTQKADLSKWAKVIKDAGVKPD; from the coding sequence ATGATCCGCATTCATCGGCGCCGATTCGGCGCGCTGGGCCTGGCCGCGCTCGCCGCCGTGTCGTTGCCCGTTCTCGCTCAAGGCCAGTGGCCCACCGGCAAGCCCATCACCTGGGTGGTGCCGTACCCGCCGGGCGGCACCACCGACATCCTCGGGCGTGCCATCGCGCTGCGCCTGGGTACGTCCCTGGGCGCCACGGTGATCGTGGACAACAAGGCAGGCGCCACCGGCACGATCGGCTCCGCCTTCGTCGCGCGTGCGGCACCCGATGGCTACACGCTGCTGGGCACATCGATCGGCCCGCAGGCGATCGTGCCCAACCTGCTGCCGAAGATGCAGTACGACCCGGTCAAGGCCTTCGCGCCGGTGTCGCTCATCGGCACCATCCCGCATGTGCTCGTCGTCGGTGCGAACCAGCCGTTCCGGACGGTCGCGGACCTTGTCGCGCAGGCGAAGGCGCGCCCCGACGAGATCTCCTTCGCCTCCGGCGGCAACGGCACGGTGCTGCAGATGCAGGGCGAACTGCTGCGGCTGCAGACGGGCGCGAAGCTGACGCACGTTCCGTACAAGGGCGACACGCCGGCCATCCAGGACGTCCTGGCAGGCCATGCCACCTTCATGTTCGCGCCGGTGGCCGCCGCGCTGCCGCACATCCAGAGCGGCCACCTCAAGGCGCTGGCCGTCACTTCGGCGGCACGCCTGAAGGCCCTGCCCGATGTACCGACCATGGGGCAGGCCGGCTTCAAGGACTTCGTGGTGGAGCAGTGGCAGGCCGTCTACGCGCCGGCCGGCACACCCGCGCCGGTGGTCCAGCGCCTGCACGACGAAATCGTTCGCCAGCTGAAGGACCCCGAGATCGTCGCGATGGCCGACAAGCTCGGCGTCACGCTGGTGGGCAGCACGCCGCAGCAGCTCGCCGACACCCAGAAAGCCGACCTGTCCAAGTGGGCCAAGGTCATCAAGGACGCCGGCGTCAAGCCCGACTGA